A genomic stretch from Hugenholtzia roseola DSM 9546 includes:
- a CDS encoding ABC transporter substrate-binding protein, producing MFDYKSICKGSIFLLFLSCCAVFFCCQKKENEAANRVEAAQIAALPLGDSIPLYWARGFEVSRFATHTQIRLVSERETTTYLLYDKRKPALLDSLQKLQPQAICVAIPIERAILRTTKYLAFFEALGALENVVGLAGTQFVHSQNAQNAIQNQKISEIGSPDGLMLDLEKVVALQSEVIFSYATLEGQANDTHQKLVQLGQRVILAQETTEAHPLGQAEWLKFFAYFLGKEKQADSIFQQIEKKYSALKEKVKTVQYRPKVLLNVPYQEVWYMPAGAHFSAQFIADAGGDYLFSDLEGSGSIPLSIEKVYARGLQADLWLNPSNLRSLVALAQADKRFTQLPAFAKGRVFNATRRQHANSGNDIFEQGVLRPDLILEDLIHILQPQLLPQKDSLYFYEALE from the coding sequence ATGTTTGATTACAAGTCAATTTGCAAAGGTAGCATCTTTCTTTTATTTCTTTCTTGCTGCGCCGTATTTTTTTGCTGCCAAAAAAAAGAAAATGAGGCAGCCAATCGTGTGGAGGCTGCACAAATTGCCGCCCTTCCCTTAGGCGATTCTATACCGCTCTACTGGGCAAGGGGCTTTGAGGTGAGCCGTTTTGCCACTCACACACAAATTAGACTTGTTTCTGAAAGAGAAACGACTACTTATCTTTTGTATGATAAAAGAAAACCTGCCCTTTTGGATAGCCTACAAAAATTACAACCCCAAGCAATTTGTGTGGCTATTCCGATAGAACGCGCCATTTTGCGCACTACCAAATATTTGGCGTTCTTCGAAGCCTTAGGCGCGTTAGAAAATGTGGTAGGTTTGGCAGGAACGCAGTTTGTGCATAGCCAAAATGCCCAAAATGCGATTCAGAACCAAAAAATAAGCGAAATTGGTTCGCCCGACGGCTTGATGCTCGACCTTGAAAAGGTAGTAGCCCTACAAAGTGAAGTCATTTTTTCATACGCCACACTCGAAGGACAAGCCAACGATACCCATCAAAAATTGGTACAACTTGGGCAGAGGGTCATCTTGGCACAAGAAACCACAGAGGCACACCCTTTGGGGCAGGCAGAATGGCTCAAATTTTTTGCCTATTTTCTGGGAAAAGAAAAACAAGCGGATAGCATTTTCCAACAAATTGAAAAAAAATATAGTGCTTTGAAAGAGAAAGTAAAAACAGTACAGTATCGCCCAAAAGTGTTGCTTAATGTGCCATATCAGGAGGTTTGGTATATGCCTGCTGGGGCGCATTTTTCGGCGCAATTTATTGCCGACGCTGGAGGCGATTATCTTTTTTCCGATTTAGAAGGTAGTGGCAGCATACCGCTTTCGATAGAAAAAGTCTATGCAAGGGGCTTACAAGCCGATTTGTGGCTTAATCCGTCTAATTTACGCAGTTTGGTGGCTTTGGCGCAAGCGGATAAGCGTTTTACGCAGCTTCCTGCCTTTGCAAAAGGGCGCGTTTTCAATGCCACACGCCGTCAGCACGCCAATAGTGGCAATGACATATTTGAGCAAGGCGTTTTGCGTCCCGACCTTATTTTAGAAGACCTAATCCATATTTTGCAGCCTCAACTTTTGCCCCAAAAGGATAGCCTTTATTTTTATGAGGCGTTGGAGTAG
- a CDS encoding isoprenyl transferase: MKEEQASSAIIPPLDPTRLPRHIAVIMDGNGRWAKGKGLERIWGHRNAIQAVRDTLEGCAEAGVPYLTLYAFSTENWSRPQYEINALMELLVKTLRDELQDLQQKGVRLRAIGDLAALPSKCQAQLKESIEKTQGNTRLTVTLALSYSGRAEIVNAVQNLAQQVKEGKLEPTDIHADMIERHLFTSQLPDPELLIRTSGEMRLSNFLLWQMAYAEFYFTPVLWPDFRKAHLFDAIRSFQDRERRFGKTSEQISS, from the coding sequence ATGAAAGAAGAACAAGCCTCAAGTGCTATCATACCCCCTCTCGACCCTACACGTCTGCCGCGTCATATTGCTGTCATCATGGACGGAAATGGTAGGTGGGCGAAAGGAAAGGGGCTGGAGCGCATCTGGGGGCATCGAAATGCTATACAAGCTGTGCGCGATACGCTCGAAGGTTGCGCCGAAGCAGGAGTTCCTTATCTGACTTTATACGCCTTTTCTACCGAAAATTGGAGTCGTCCTCAATATGAAATCAATGCGCTGATGGAGCTTTTAGTCAAAACTTTGCGCGATGAATTGCAGGATTTGCAGCAGAAAGGCGTGCGTTTGCGTGCTATTGGAGATTTGGCTGCCCTGCCTTCGAAGTGCCAAGCCCAATTAAAGGAGTCGATAGAAAAGACGCAAGGCAATACACGCCTGACCGTAACCTTAGCACTTAGTTATAGCGGACGTGCCGAAATTGTCAATGCCGTACAAAATTTGGCGCAGCAGGTGAAAGAAGGCAAATTAGAGCCTACCGATATTCATGCCGACATGATAGAACGCCACCTTTTCACCTCACAACTGCCCGACCCTGAATTGCTTATCCGTACCAGCGGTGAGATGCGATTGAGCAACTTCTTGCTTTGGCAAATGGCGTATGCCGAATTTTATTTCACCCCTGTCCTTTGGCCTGATTTCCGAAAGGCGCATCTTTTTGATGCCATTCGCTCTTTTCAAGACAGAGAGCGACGATTCGGAAAGACAAGCGAACAGATTTCCTCTTAG
- the bamA gene encoding outer membrane protein assembly factor BamA, with amino-acid sequence MQKKIVLLCLQMILGCLLYLPAHAQIKIGYQGGKSSTSAAPTLDYASPRDYVIAAIRVEGANYLDHQALIAMSGLKVGDKIQLPGEDIGFAIRKLWKQGLMGDVAIRIEKIEGENVSLVVALTERPRLSRFDFEGISKSHKQTLTDKISLIRGKIVTDVTLKNTENAVRQFYQEKAYKNVKVRIVQQKDTLLSNSVMLNIKVEKGEKVRIGEIVFEGVSQMEEKKLRRKMKKTKQKGGFNIFTPSKFIAKEYKNDKDNIIAFYNKNGYRDAQIVSDSLYDIDAENVGIKLTIREGKPHYYRNIKWLGNTIYSDTLLSSVLGISKGDIYNPEDLQKRLNFNPAGLDITALYMDDGYLFFNIQPVEVKIENDSIDIEMRVFEGEQAIINRVTIKGNTRTSDHVILRELYTVPGQKFSRTNLIRTQQQLAQMGYFDPEQIGIDYNPNINEGTVDIHYSVAEKPSDQIELSGGWGGFLGFVGTVGLQFNNFSLRKVPNIKSWKPLPQGDGQQLSLRIQANGRQFQTYSFSFTEPWFGGKKPNTLSFSLQHSVNRILNPLTRDTQGTLLLSGVTLSIGRRLKFPDNYFQMLNSISYTRYLLDDYNARFRNISNGVFNKILFSTTISRSSVDSPIYPRSGSTLSLNIGLTPPYSLFDKRNISELTAEQQYKFIEYHKWMFDNSWYFTLAGNFVLSARTHFGYIGSYNKNRSISPFDRFILGGAGLTFGNFLLGSDIVALRGYEDNTVVPYDLRDEGGVIYEKFVLELRHPVTLNQTASIYLQAFVEAGNNWSSPRTFQPFDLKRSAGVGARIFMPAFGLLGIDWAYGFDRIDGFPTSRGPQFHFTIGQMPR; translated from the coding sequence ATGCAAAAAAAAATAGTGCTATTGTGCCTGCAAATGATTTTAGGCTGCCTTTTATACCTGCCCGCTCACGCACAGATAAAGATTGGCTATCAGGGCGGAAAAAGTAGTACCTCTGCCGCCCCTACCTTAGATTATGCAAGTCCGCGAGATTACGTCATTGCCGCCATTCGCGTAGAAGGGGCAAATTATTTAGACCACCAAGCTCTTATTGCAATGAGCGGTTTGAAGGTAGGCGACAAAATCCAACTACCCGGTGAAGATATAGGCTTTGCCATCAGAAAACTCTGGAAACAAGGACTGATGGGCGATGTCGCCATTCGTATCGAAAAAATAGAAGGCGAAAATGTGTCCCTTGTCGTGGCACTGACCGAACGCCCGCGCCTCTCGCGCTTCGACTTCGAGGGCATTTCTAAAAGCCATAAACAGACCCTTACCGATAAAATTAGCCTGATACGTGGCAAAATCGTAACAGACGTAACACTGAAAAATACCGAAAATGCCGTCCGACAGTTTTATCAAGAAAAAGCCTACAAAAATGTAAAGGTGCGTATCGTACAACAAAAAGACACCCTGCTTTCCAATAGCGTAATGTTGAATATTAAGGTGGAGAAAGGTGAAAAGGTGCGTATTGGCGAAATTGTATTTGAAGGCGTTTCTCAAATGGAAGAGAAAAAATTGCGCCGCAAAATGAAAAAGACCAAACAAAAAGGCGGCTTTAATATTTTTACACCGTCTAAATTTATCGCAAAAGAATACAAAAACGATAAAGATAACATTATCGCTTTTTACAATAAAAACGGCTACCGCGACGCACAAATCGTTTCTGATAGCCTCTATGACATAGATGCTGAAAATGTAGGCATCAAACTTACCATACGCGAAGGCAAGCCGCATTATTATCGCAATATCAAGTGGCTTGGTAATACAATTTATTCCGACACGCTTCTTAGTTCGGTTTTGGGCATCTCGAAGGGCGATATTTACAACCCCGAAGACCTACAAAAACGCCTCAACTTCAACCCCGCAGGGCTGGACATCACCGCCCTTTATATGGACGACGGCTATTTGTTCTTCAACATACAACCCGTAGAGGTTAAGATTGAAAACGACTCCATCGATATAGAAATGCGCGTCTTTGAAGGCGAACAGGCGATTATCAACCGCGTAACTATCAAGGGAAATACCCGAACTTCCGACCATGTAATTTTGCGTGAGCTTTACACCGTTCCGGGTCAGAAATTTAGCCGTACAAATCTTATCCGTACCCAACAGCAGTTGGCGCAAATGGGCTATTTTGACCCCGAACAAATCGGCATCGACTACAATCCCAACATCAACGAAGGCACTGTGGATATCCACTACTCTGTGGCAGAAAAGCCAAGCGACCAAATCGAGCTTTCTGGTGGTTGGGGGGGCTTCTTAGGCTTCGTCGGAACGGTAGGTTTGCAGTTTAATAACTTCTCTTTGCGAAAAGTCCCCAATATAAAGTCGTGGAAACCCTTGCCACAAGGCGACGGACAGCAACTTTCTCTTCGGATTCAAGCCAACGGCAGGCAGTTTCAAACCTACTCTTTCTCTTTTACAGAGCCTTGGTTTGGGGGTAAAAAGCCAAATACCCTTAGTTTTAGCCTCCAACACTCGGTTAATCGCATCTTGAATCCGCTTACGCGCGACACACAAGGCACGCTCCTACTTTCGGGCGTTACACTTAGTATAGGGCGTAGGCTCAAATTTCCCGACAACTATTTTCAGATGCTAAACTCCATTAGCTACACGCGCTACCTTTTAGATGACTACAATGCGCGTTTTCGCAATATCAGCAATGGCGTTTTCAATAAAATCCTTTTTAGCACCACCATTTCGCGAAGCAGTGTAGATAGCCCCATTTATCCGCGCTCTGGCTCTACGCTTTCGCTCAATATTGGACTTACCCCACCCTATTCGCTCTTCGATAAGCGCAATATCTCCGAGCTAACGGCAGAGCAGCAGTACAAATTCATAGAATACCACAAGTGGATGTTTGATAACAGTTGGTATTTTACCTTAGCAGGCAATTTTGTATTGAGTGCGCGTACCCACTTCGGTTACATTGGCTCATACAATAAAAATCGCTCTATTAGCCCCTTTGATAGGTTTATTTTGGGTGGCGCAGGGCTAACCTTCGGCAACTTCCTTTTAGGGTCTGATATTGTCGCTTTGCGCGGATATGAAGATAATACCGTTGTGCCGTATGATTTGCGCGACGAAGGCGGCGTAATTTATGAAAAGTTTGTATTAGAATTGCGACACCCCGTAACACTCAACCAAACCGCTTCCATTTACTTGCAGGCTTTTGTAGAGGCGGGTAACAATTGGAGCAGTCCGCGCACCTTTCAGCCCTTCGACTTGAAGCGTTCCGCAGGGGTAGGGGCGCGTATCTTTATGCCTGCCTTCGGACTTTTGGGCATCGACTGGGCGTATGGTTTTGATAGAATTGACGGCTTCCCCACTTCGCGAGGACCCCAATTCCATTTCACTATCGGACAAATGCCGCGCTAA
- the tuf gene encoding elongation factor Tu translates to MAKETFNRSKPHVNIGTIGHVDHGKTTLTAAITKVLADAGLSQARSFDSIDNAPEEKERGITINTAHVEYETQNRHYAHVDCPGHADYVKNMVTGAAQMDGAILVVAATDGPMPQTREHILLARQVGVPALVVFMNKVDLVDDPELLDLVEMEIRDLLSFYEFDGDNIPITRGSALGALNGEPTWVKTVMDLMASVDSYIPLPPRITDKPFLMPIEDVFSITGRGTVATGRVERGMIKVGDPVEILGLGDEPLKSTVTGVEMFRKLLDQAEAGDNAGILLRGIAKEDIRRGMVIAKPGTVTTHTHFKAEVYVLKKEEGGRHTPFFKGYNPQFFFRTTDVTGTISLPEGVEMVMPGDNLTFEVQLQKPIAMEKGLRFAIREGGRTIGAGQVTEVLS, encoded by the coding sequence ATGGCTAAGGAAACCTTTAACCGCTCCAAACCACACGTTAATATCGGTACTATCGGTCACGTAGACCACGGTAAAACTACCTTGACGGCTGCTATCACCAAAGTTTTGGCAGACGCAGGTCTTTCACAAGCGAGAAGCTTTGATTCTATCGATAACGCGCCTGAAGAAAAAGAGCGTGGTATCACCATCAATACCGCTCACGTAGAATACGAAACGCAAAACCGTCACTACGCACACGTGGATTGCCCTGGACACGCTGACTATGTAAAGAACATGGTTACGGGTGCAGCGCAAATGGACGGTGCTATCTTAGTGGTTGCGGCTACGGACGGTCCTATGCCTCAAACGCGCGAGCATATCCTTTTAGCACGTCAGGTAGGTGTTCCTGCTCTTGTCGTATTTATGAACAAAGTAGACTTGGTAGATGACCCTGAACTTCTCGACCTCGTTGAAATGGAAATCCGCGACCTTTTGAGCTTCTACGAATTTGATGGCGATAACATTCCAATCACACGTGGTTCTGCTCTTGGTGCTTTGAACGGCGAGCCTACTTGGGTAAAAACCGTTATGGATTTGATGGCTTCAGTAGATAGCTACATTCCACTTCCTCCTCGTATCACCGACAAGCCTTTCTTGATGCCTATCGAGGACGTATTCTCTATCACTGGTCGTGGTACAGTTGCTACGGGTCGTGTAGAGCGTGGTATGATTAAAGTAGGTGACCCTGTTGAAATCTTAGGTCTTGGCGACGAGCCTTTGAAATCTACCGTTACAGGTGTAGAAATGTTCCGCAAACTTTTAGACCAAGCGGAAGCTGGTGACAATGCAGGTATCCTTTTGCGTGGTATTGCCAAAGAAGACATCCGTCGTGGTATGGTTATCGCAAAACCCGGTACTGTTACAACGCACACACACTTCAAAGCCGAAGTTTACGTATTGAAGAAAGAAGAAGGTGGTCGTCACACGCCATTCTTCAAAGGTTACAACCCACAATTCTTCTTCCGTACTACTGACGTAACAGGTACTATTTCGCTTCCTGAAGGCGTAGAAATGGTTATGCCTGGTGATAACCTTACTTTCGAAGTACAATTACAGAAGCCTATCGCAATGGAAAAAGGCTTGCGCTTCGCTATCCGTGAAGGTGGTCGTACTATCGGTGCAGGTCAGGTTACAGAAGTATTGTCGTAA
- a CDS encoding homoserine dehydrogenase, which produces MTPSASSPTQEKSLTLHSTWQKHLKIGLFGFGCVGQGLYDIFTKTDLSAEIVKICVKNPDKKRSLPASYFTFEGQELLENTDINLIVELIDDAEAAYQIVKRAMLAGKDVVTANKKMLALHLPELIALQEQTGTALLYEAAACGSIPIIRNLAEYYDNELLYSVSGIFNGSSNYILTKVIDEKLSYEVALKEAQDLGFAETDPTLDVAGFDALYKLCLIAMQAYGVAIEPASVFRYGITALGAEDMQFAKEKGLKIKLINYVGKVSEDEICIFVMPQFVDEKHYLYDVNYEYNGVIVEAAFSDKQLFVGKGAGGHPTGSAVLSDISACRYNYRYEYRKSRREKALQVTQEVFLEVYVRYVHKSDLEVFDFIEIRERYEGRSYGYVIGTVCLEDLIAKRERIERKPIFLAALGKKPEKAVLLPKKTQQTVFMV; this is translated from the coding sequence ATGACACCATCAGCTTCCTCCCCTACACAAGAAAAGTCTTTGACACTCCACTCTACGTGGCAGAAGCACCTCAAAATCGGGCTTTTTGGCTTTGGCTGTGTCGGACAAGGCTTGTACGATATTTTCACTAAAACTGACCTTTCTGCCGAAATTGTCAAGATTTGTGTCAAGAATCCCGACAAAAAGCGCAGCCTACCTGCTTCTTATTTTACCTTCGAGGGGCAAGAACTGCTCGAAAATACAGACATCAATTTGATTGTCGAGCTAATCGACGACGCAGAGGCGGCTTATCAGATTGTCAAACGCGCAATGTTGGCAGGCAAAGACGTTGTTACGGCAAATAAAAAGATGTTGGCTTTGCACTTACCCGAACTTATCGCCTTACAAGAGCAAACAGGTACGGCTTTGCTGTATGAGGCGGCTGCCTGTGGTAGTATTCCTATCATTAGAAATTTAGCCGAATATTACGATAATGAATTGCTTTATTCTGTATCGGGTATCTTTAATGGTTCTTCAAATTATATCCTGACCAAAGTCATAGACGAAAAATTGAGCTATGAAGTAGCCTTGAAGGAGGCACAAGATTTGGGCTTTGCCGAAACCGACCCGACGCTTGATGTGGCAGGTTTTGATGCCCTTTACAAGTTGTGTCTTATCGCGATGCAAGCCTATGGCGTGGCAATCGAGCCTGCTAGCGTTTTTCGATATGGCATTACGGCTTTGGGAGCGGAAGATATGCAGTTTGCAAAAGAAAAAGGCTTAAAAATCAAACTCATCAACTATGTAGGAAAGGTGAGCGAAGATGAAATTTGCATCTTTGTAATGCCGCAATTCGTAGATGAAAAGCACTATCTCTATGATGTCAATTACGAGTACAATGGTGTGATTGTAGAGGCTGCCTTTTCCGACAAGCAACTTTTTGTGGGCAAAGGAGCAGGCGGACATCCAACAGGTTCGGCAGTGTTGTCCGACATTTCTGCCTGCCGCTATAATTATCGCTATGAGTATCGCAAGAGTCGCAGAGAAAAAGCCTTGCAGGTTACGCAGGAGGTTTTTTTAGAGGTCTATGTGCGTTATGTGCATAAATCAGACTTAGAAGTGTTTGATTTTATAGAAATTCGCGAAAGATACGAAGGGCGTTCGTATGGATATGTTATCGGAACGGTCTGTTTAGAAGATTTGATAGCCAAACGCGAGCGCATCGAGCGTAAGCCCATCTTTTTGGCAGCTTTGGGAAAGAAGCCTGAAAAGGCGGTTTTACTTCCCAAAAAGACACAACAGACGGTTTTTATGGTCTGA
- a CDS encoding PaaI family thioesterase, which translates to MSEIVYTPDLLNKVGQNTMVSHLGIEIVELGEDYIVGKMPVDARTVQPMRILHGGASVVLAETLGSLGAQLKVDLERFACVGLDINANHLRGVGEGNWVYGKATPIHVGRTTQVWEIRITDEQQNLICISRLTMAVVERKK; encoded by the coding sequence ATGTCAGAAATTGTTTATACGCCCGACCTGCTCAATAAAGTAGGGCAAAATACGATGGTTTCGCATCTGGGTATCGAAATTGTGGAATTGGGGGAGGATTATATCGTAGGCAAAATGCCCGTAGATGCGCGTACTGTGCAGCCCATGCGCATTTTGCATGGAGGGGCTTCAGTGGTTTTGGCAGAAACGCTGGGCAGTTTGGGCGCACAGCTCAAAGTGGATTTGGAACGGTTCGCCTGTGTAGGTCTGGATATCAATGCAAACCATTTGCGCGGGGTAGGCGAAGGAAATTGGGTCTATGGAAAGGCTACGCCCATTCATGTTGGACGCACTACACAGGTCTGGGAAATTAGAATTACGGACGAACAGCAAAATCTAATTTGCATCAGCCGCCTAACCATGGCAGTGGTGGAGCGAAAAAAGTAA
- a CDS encoding DUF2480 family protein codes for METPTPLQNRLQESSIITFDLEQYYPIGERTTYDLAQNLFQGLILREKDLREFVKTHDWEAYRGKHVALFCSADAIIPTWAYLILTAHLQKVAQTVIFGDMQALETHLYLKKLETVVWEDFRDKKVVIKGCSEKQVPTAVYVEAMRRLAPIAKLLMFGEACSSVPLYKKSPAQ; via the coding sequence ATGGAAACTCCTACTCCTTTACAAAATCGTTTGCAAGAAAGTTCTATTATTACCTTTGATTTAGAACAGTATTATCCAATAGGCGAGCGCACGACTTACGATTTGGCGCAAAATCTCTTTCAGGGTTTGATTTTGAGAGAAAAAGACCTTCGCGAATTTGTCAAGACACACGATTGGGAAGCCTATCGCGGCAAGCACGTTGCCCTTTTTTGTAGTGCAGATGCCATTATTCCCACTTGGGCATATCTTATCCTGACAGCACACTTGCAAAAGGTGGCGCAAACGGTTATCTTTGGCGATATGCAAGCCTTAGAAACGCATTTGTACCTCAAAAAACTTGAAACAGTGGTCTGGGAAGATTTTAGAGATAAAAAAGTCGTTATCAAGGGTTGTTCTGAAAAACAAGTTCCGACGGCGGTTTATGTGGAGGCAATGCGCCGCCTTGCCCCGATTGCCAAACTATTGATGTTTGGAGAGGCGTGCAGCTCTGTGCCACTCTATAAAAAAAGCCCTGCTCAATAA
- a CDS encoding DUF4340 domain-containing protein yields the protein MTKIKLLSLVAVLLLVAIVLLWQTDSSSASKDEQSLTPDAFALSDTTALTRIAFGEELFFDKKAEGLWQVNNHYWADEEMFQSLLKVLQKMEIKRGVSASVSDAAANAYLKNGVTVRYFTQDKLLKSFAIWEYEGEAYAMFEGGDMYIVHLPGYYVPLHDIFKRKDYEWRDRSLLKTSANTFQSLEVQYFQKPEESFKINYTDFGYQVEGVAMLDTAFLFQYLPLFGNFEAEEYLYNDLLRDSVSQLTPFVSFTLADLNPTYSGKVSIYVPEKGNIYGIIERKQESVSPELVIFDYRRLEYYLAKRQDFIQK from the coding sequence ATGACAAAAATTAAACTTCTCTCGCTGGTGGCGGTCTTGCTTTTGGTTGCGATAGTATTGCTTTGGCAAACCGATTCCTCTTCGGCTTCAAAAGACGAACAGAGCCTCACCCCTGATGCTTTTGCCCTATCGGACACTACCGCGCTGACGCGAATCGCTTTCGGAGAAGAGCTTTTTTTTGACAAAAAGGCGGAGGGGCTTTGGCAGGTCAATAACCACTATTGGGCAGACGAGGAGATGTTTCAATCGCTTTTGAAGGTATTGCAAAAGATGGAAATCAAGCGGGGCGTTTCGGCTTCGGTCAGTGATGCTGCCGCCAATGCGTATCTCAAAAATGGCGTTACGGTGCGCTATTTTACCCAAGACAAACTTCTCAAAAGTTTTGCTATTTGGGAGTATGAAGGTGAAGCCTATGCCATGTTTGAGGGGGGCGACATGTATATCGTCCATCTGCCCGGCTACTACGTGCCTTTGCACGACATCTTCAAGCGCAAAGATTACGAATGGCGCGACCGAAGCCTGCTCAAAACCTCTGCCAACACCTTTCAATCCTTAGAGGTGCAGTATTTTCAGAAACCCGAGGAGAGTTTTAAAATCAATTATACCGATTTTGGCTATCAGGTAGAAGGCGTGGCAATGCTCGATACGGCTTTTTTGTTTCAATATTTGCCTCTTTTTGGAAATTTTGAAGCCGAAGAGTACCTTTACAACGATTTACTAAGGGATTCGGTGTCCCAACTTACCCCCTTTGTTAGCTTTACCCTTGCCGACCTAAATCCTACCTATTCAGGAAAGGTGAGCATCTATGTACCTGAAAAAGGCAACATCTATGGCATCATCGAGCGAAAACAAGAGAGCGTTTCGCCTGAATTAGTCATTTTTGACTACCGTCGCTTGGAATATTATTTAGCCAAAAGGCAAGATTTTATACAAAAATAA
- a CDS encoding HAD family hydrolase, whose product MTSFPSLDRLEVIIFDLGGVLLDLDYKATNRAFEQLLHLDFDYFYTQTKQTTLFDAFEIGAISPQTFREHIRQMAQTQAIQKEPITDERIDDAWNAMLQTFPVQRIELLKEISKKKKIYLLSNTNAIHKARFDKIFQAQYGSLYPNLDHFFVQAHYSHLLGKRKPEVATFQHLIDLHQLDPAKTLFIDDSPQHIAGAQQAGLQAFWLQVQKGDDILNYF is encoded by the coding sequence ATGACTTCTTTCCCTTCTCTTGACAGGCTCGAAGTAATTATCTTCGACTTAGGTGGTGTCTTGCTCGATTTGGATTACAAAGCTACCAATCGTGCCTTCGAACAACTGCTGCATCTCGACTTTGATTATTTTTATACCCAAACCAAACAAACTACCCTTTTTGATGCCTTCGAAATTGGGGCTATTTCGCCGCAAACTTTTCGCGAGCATATCCGCCAAATGGCACAAACGCAGGCTATTCAGAAAGAACCCATCACAGATGAGCGCATCGATGACGCTTGGAACGCCATGTTACAAACTTTTCCCGTTCAAAGAATAGAACTTTTAAAAGAAATAAGCAAAAAGAAAAAGATTTATTTACTTAGCAACACAAATGCCATTCATAAGGCACGTTTCGATAAAATTTTTCAAGCGCAATACGGCTCACTGTATCCTAATTTAGACCATTTTTTTGTGCAGGCGCACTATTCCCACCTTTTGGGGAAGCGAAAACCCGAAGTCGCAACCTTTCAACACCTAATAGATTTACACCAACTTGACCCTGCCAAAACCCTTTTTATAGACGATTCGCCTCAACACATAGCAGGTGCGCAGCAGGCAGGCTTGCAGGCTTTTTGGTTGCAGGTGCAAAAAGGAGATGATATTTTGAATTATTTTTAG
- a CDS encoding thioredoxin family protein, translating to MQKKLLLLLVFLLIGFFKPLLAQEAFPAVKDSLEVYQKKAKEENKKLLIFFTAKWCAPCLKLKKGTFEEPAVEAIVEARYLWIEADIDTPFGDKLIRHFNLKGGGIPVLLIYEEDKILALHNGYLTPSQAVSFLEKDYHKEQETVRIYKNVLDYQWFKGVLVGYALTQAQTPSHWQPQWTSSFQAGLLLNYHWRANKTFSIHFLYQRRNLKFDENYILNRNFATLDVQYNHPLFVYGGACKSPFWFNFALYGGYSFADKLQNAENAPFSLEALQKWDAGARLGFSASMGTFEPSFGYEQGFLNLSPQNSSVLHRQFYATLKVMIGK from the coding sequence ATGCAAAAAAAGCTACTTCTCTTGTTAGTTTTCTTGCTAATAGGATTTTTTAAGCCACTTTTGGCACAGGAGGCTTTCCCTGCGGTTAAGGATAGTTTGGAAGTCTATCAAAAAAAAGCAAAAGAAGAAAACAAAAAATTGCTTATCTTTTTTACTGCCAAATGGTGTGCGCCCTGCCTCAAACTTAAAAAAGGCACTTTCGAAGAGCCAGCAGTAGAAGCAATCGTCGAGGCGCGTTACCTTTGGATAGAAGCCGACATCGACACGCCCTTTGGAGACAAACTCATCAGACACTTCAATTTAAAAGGAGGCGGCATTCCCGTTTTGCTGATTTATGAAGAAGACAAAATATTGGCTCTGCACAATGGCTATCTCACCCCTTCGCAGGCGGTTTCGTTTTTAGAAAAAGACTACCACAAGGAGCAAGAAACTGTACGCATCTATAAAAATGTGCTTGATTATCAGTGGTTTAAGGGCGTTTTAGTGGGTTATGCACTAACGCAGGCGCAAACGCCAAGCCATTGGCAGCCGCAATGGACTTCCTCTTTTCAGGCAGGTTTGTTGCTCAATTATCATTGGCGAGCGAACAAGACATTTTCTATTCACTTTTTATACCAACGAAGAAATTTAAAATTTGATGAAAATTATATTTTAAATAGAAATTTTGCAACGCTTGATGTACAATACAATCACCCACTTTTTGTTTATGGTGGTGCTTGTAAGTCGCCTTTTTGGTTTAATTTTGCCCTTTATGGTGGTTATTCTTTTGCCGATAAGTTGCAAAATGCCGAAAATGCCCCTTTTTCTCTTGAAGCGTTGCAAAAATGGGACGCAGGCGCACGCTTGGGATTTAGTGCTTCGATGGGTACTTTCGAGCCTTCGTTTGGGTATGAGCAAGGTTTTCTGAATCTTTCGCCCCAAAATAGCAGCGTATTGCATAGACAATTTTATGCAACACTAAAAGTAATGATTGGAAAATAA